A single region of the Salmo salar chromosome ssa16, Ssal_v3.1, whole genome shotgun sequence genome encodes:
- the LOC123727724 gene encoding uncharacterized protein codes for MMVKRRTFPLLIASALAVMVYFIFTLPRSQPGNHQHLYPHHISDQSITLVNDTKHFMVGAYKEHRLEGSSVRIISIFRRDSVQPLYCVFYCGSHWANGMKAEVQMHSDHFGFHFVTTDVLCPNLPDCNPSHVTLATQADAKLAQNQTFLRIQNLVKREEEEFKFNFTVCASGHPDSGDVQADVFLIENHIFPKSQFEPSGRFERPRWLDVPGINIMEHIYREEPDYRIYHPSKMIVRPRLESTTPPR; via the exons ATGATGGTGAAGAGGCGTACATTCCCTCTACTGATAGCTTCTGCTCTGGCAGTCATGGTCTACTTCATCTTCACATTGCCCAG GTCACAGCCAGGCAACCACCAGCACCTCTATCCGCACCACATCTCTGACCAGTCCATCACGCTTGTCAACGACACCAAACACTTCATGGTGGGGGCCTACAAGGAACATCGTTTGGAGGGAAGCTCCGTACGCATCATCAGTATCTTCAGACGAGACTCTGTCCAGCCTCTGtactgtgtgttctactgtggGAGTCACTGGGCTAATGGAATGAAGGCTGAAGTCCAGATGCACTCTGATCACTTTG GTTTCCACTTCGTGACAACCGACGTCCTTTGTCCGAATCTTCCCGACTGCAACCCGTCACACGTGACCCTCGCCACACAAGCTGACGCCAAGCTCGCTCAGAACCAAACCTTCCTCCGCATCCAGAACCTTGtgaaaagggaggaagaggagtttAAGTTCAACTTCACTGTCTGTGCTTCAGGTCACCCAGACTCTGGAGATGTACAA GCCGACGTGTTCCTCATAGAGAACCACATCTTCCCTAAGTCCCAGTTTGAGCCCAGTGGAAGGTTTGAACGACCCCGCTGGCTGGATGTTCCAGGGATCAACATCATGGAGCACATCTACAGAGAGGAGCCAGACTATCGCATCTACCACCCCTCCAAGATGATAGTACGGCCCAGGTTAGAATCTACAACCCCTCCAAGATGA